A genomic segment from Takifugu rubripes chromosome 20, fTakRub1.2, whole genome shotgun sequence encodes:
- the slc10a4 gene encoding sodium/bile acid cotransporter 4 — protein MAGLEATGGGRFGIPVWAEFSAVAPTESSHLMPAFWDSPLSHGINVFVGLVLCFTMLGLGCTVDVSQLGEHIRRPVGVLLALVCQFVIMPLVAFLLALTFSLEDVEAMAVLLCGCCPGGNLSNIMSLLVHGEMNLSIIMTISSTLLALVLMPLCLWIYSRAWINTPIVNLMPFGAIILTLCSTLIPIGLGVLLRYRYTRVADIVLKASLWSLLVTLLLLFILTGAMLGPELLSTIPPSVYVVAILMPLCGYAAGYGLGVLFDLPPNSRRSVSLETGCQNVQLCTAILKLAFPPQLIKGMYMFPLLYALFQAAEAGVFILAYRMYRKNVLHKPDHMGNGEDTDITYQRFQDEDFDSSYGAVTVSDPNSITLDPCPPDPTPV, from the exons ATGGCGGGATTAGAGGCCACCGGAGGCGGCAGATTCGGGATTCCGGTCTGGGCTGAGTTCTCGGCCGTTGCGCCCACGGAATCCTCTCACCTGATGCCCGCCTTCTGGGACTCCCCGCTCAGCCACGGCATCAATGTGTTTGTGGGACTCGTTCTGTGCTTCACCATGCTGGGCCTGGGCTGCACGGTGGACGTCAGTCAGCTGGGGGAACACATCCGCCGACCCGTCGGGGTGCTGCTCGCTCTGGTCTGCCAGTTCGTTATCATGCCCTTGGTGGCCTTTCTGTTGGCGTTAACCTTCTCTCTGGAGGATGTGGAGGCGATGGCTGTTCTGCTCTGTGGCTGCTGCCCTGGGGGCAATTTATCAAACATCATGTCTCTGCTGGTGCACGGAGAGATGAATCTGAG CATCATCATGACCATTTCTTCCACGCTGCTGGCGCTCGTGCTGATGCCGCTGTGTCTGTGGATCTACAGCCGGGCCTGGATCAACACGCCTATCGTCAACCTGATGCCCTTCGGGGCCATCATCCTGACCCTGTGCAGCACCCTCATCCCCATCGGGTTAGGAGTGCTGCTCCGGTACCGCTACACGCGTGTGGCCGACATTGTCTTGAAG GCGTCTCTTTGGTCTCTGCtggtcaccctcctgctgctcttcatcctcaCTGGAGCCATGCTGGGACCAGAGCTGCTGTCCACTATCCCCCCCTCTGTCTACGTGGTGGCCATCCTGATGCCTCTGTGCGGCTATGCTGCGGGGTACGGCCTGGGGGTGCTCTTCGACCTGCCCCCCAACAGCCGCAGGTCCGTCTCCCTGGAGACGGGGTGCCAGAACGTGCAGTTGTGCACCGCCATCCTGAAGCTGGCGTTCCCCCCTCAGCTGATCAAAGGCATGTACATGTTCCCCCTGCTGTACGCCCTGTTCCAGGCGGCCGAGGCCGGCGTGTTCATCCTGGCCTATAGGATGTACAGGAAGAACGTCTTGCACAAACCAGACCACATGGGCAACGGCGAGGACACGGACATAACGTACCAAAGGTTTCAAGATGAGGACTTTGACTCTTCCTATGGCGCTGTGACAGTGAGTGACCCAAACAGCATCACGTTGGACCCGTGCCCCCCCGACCCCACTCCTGTTTAA
- the zar1 gene encoding zygote arrest protein 1 yields the protein MATYCDEPVDSYFYSSYNPYMGRYPRHRDAGWKYKSYLSHYGDTSEAFSNQQRAQLKSILSQINPKLTPRLRKANTKDVAVQVNPKRDASVQCSIGPRTLLVVKRELRRRRKLNPGPPGTPQKTEGEVRYPRTLAVYSPIAFRSVTSFLVETGKDRPAAEAQAEELPGEQPEQKGGENQAGEETNANLPEQRKPQSEDAQTAADAEGSKGKARVRFQFLEQKYGYYHCRECNLRWESAYVWCVQGTNKVYFKQFCRKCQKDFNPYRVEDITCHVCNKARCACAETQRHVDPKRPHRQDLCGRCKGKRLSCDSTFSFKYIV from the exons ATGGCAACGTATTGTGACGAGCCAGTCGACAGCTACTTCTATTCATCTTACAACCCGTATATGGGCCGGTACCCCCGGCACAGAGACGCCGGGTGGAAATATAAAAGTTACCTCTCCCACTATGGGGACACTTCAGAAGCCTTCAGTAACCAGCAGCGGGCCCAGCTCAAGTCCATCTTATCCCAAATCAATCCCAAACTCACCCCGAGGCTCAGGAAGGCCAACACCAAAGACGTGGCGGTGCAGGTGAACCCGAAGCGGGACGCCTCGGTGCAGTGCTCCATCGGCCCGCGGACCCTCCTGGTGGTGAAACGAGAACTCCGGCGCAGGAGAAAACTGAACCCGGGCCCGCCCGGAACTCCCCAGAAGACGGAGGGCGAGGTGCGCTACCCGCGGACCCTCGCCGTGTATTCGCCCATTGCCTTCAGGAGCGTCACCTCCTTCCTGGTGGAGACCGGGAAGGACCGTCCCGCCGCCGAGGCCCAGGCCGAGGAGCTGCCCGGTGAGCAGCCGGAGCAAAAGGGCGGCGAGAACCAGGCCGGCGAGGAAACGAACGCAAATCTACCCGAACAGCGCAAACCGCAAAGTGAAGATGCGCAAACCGCCGCAGACGctgaggggtcaaagggcaAGGCGCGTGTCCGCTTCCAG TTTCTGGAACAGAAGTACGGCTACTATCACTGCAGAGAATGCAACCTGCGATGGGAGAGCGCGTACGTTTGGTGCGTTCAGGGCACTAACAAG GTTTACTTCAAGCAGTTCTGTAGGAAATGCCAAAAAGACTTTAACCCGTACCGCGTAGAGGACATCACATGTCACGTA TGCAACAAGGCCCGCTGTGCCTGCGCAGAAACGCAGCGCCACGTTGACCCAAAGAGGCCCCACAGGCAGGACCTGTGCGGCAGGTGCAAGGGCAAGCGGCTGTCCTGCGACAGCACCTTCAGCTTCAAATACATCGTCTAA
- the zar1 gene encoding zygote arrest protein 1 isoform X1 yields the protein MATYCDEPVDSYFYSSYNPYMGRYPRHRDAGWKYKSYLSHYGDTSEAFSNQQRAQLKSILSQINPKLTPRLRKANTKDVAVQVNPKRDASVQCSIGPRTLLVVKRELRRRRKLNPGPPGTPQKTEGEVRYPRTLAVYSPIAFRSVTSFLVETGKDRPAAEAQAEELPGEQPEQKGGENQAGEETNANLPEQRKPQSEDAQTAADAEGSKGKARVRFQFLEQKYGYYHCRECNLRWESAYVWCVQGTNKVYFKQFCRKCQKDFNPYRVEDITCHRCNKARCACAETQRHVDPKRPHRQDLCGRCKGKRLSCDSTFSFKYIV from the exons ATGGCAACGTATTGTGACGAGCCAGTCGACAGCTACTTCTATTCATCTTACAACCCGTATATGGGCCGGTACCCCCGGCACAGAGACGCCGGGTGGAAATATAAAAGTTACCTCTCCCACTATGGGGACACTTCAGAAGCCTTCAGTAACCAGCAGCGGGCCCAGCTCAAGTCCATCTTATCCCAAATCAATCCCAAACTCACCCCGAGGCTCAGGAAGGCCAACACCAAAGACGTGGCGGTGCAGGTGAACCCGAAGCGGGACGCCTCGGTGCAGTGCTCCATCGGCCCGCGGACCCTCCTGGTGGTGAAACGAGAACTCCGGCGCAGGAGAAAACTGAACCCGGGCCCGCCCGGAACTCCCCAGAAGACGGAGGGCGAGGTGCGCTACCCGCGGACCCTCGCCGTGTATTCGCCCATTGCCTTCAGGAGCGTCACCTCCTTCCTGGTGGAGACCGGGAAGGACCGTCCCGCCGCCGAGGCCCAGGCCGAGGAGCTGCCCGGTGAGCAGCCGGAGCAAAAGGGCGGCGAGAACCAGGCCGGCGAGGAAACGAACGCAAATCTACCCGAACAGCGCAAACCGCAAAGTGAAGATGCGCAAACCGCCGCAGACGctgaggggtcaaagggcaAGGCGCGTGTCCGCTTCCAG TTTCTGGAACAGAAGTACGGCTACTATCACTGCAGAGAATGCAACCTGCGATGGGAGAGCGCGTACGTTTGGTGCGTTCAGGGCACTAACAAG GTTTACTTCAAGCAGTTCTGTAGGAAATGCCAAAAAGACTTTAACCCGTACCGCGTAGAGGACATCACATGTCAC AGGTGCAACAAGGCCCGCTGTGCCTGCGCAGAAACGCAGCGCCACGTTGACCCAAAGAGGCCCCACAGGCAGGACCTGTGCGGCAGGTGCAAGGGCAAGCGGCTGTCCTGCGACAGCACCTTCAGCTTCAAATACATCGTCTAA